A window of Bacteroidota bacterium contains these coding sequences:
- a CDS encoding DUF3467 domain-containing protein, whose product MTNQPQQPQQINIELGEKEAEGIYSNLAIITHSPAEFVVDFTRVLPGVPKAKVHARIIMTPQHAKLLQRALEDNIDKFEKRFGEIKIQGEPNAGGFGFQPTDPQTRVH is encoded by the coding sequence ATGACTAATCAACCGCAACAACCACAACAAATAAATATTGAACTCGGTGAAAAAGAAGCAGAAGGAATCTATTCGAATTTAGCGATAATTACACACTCGCCCGCTGAATTTGTAGTAGATTTTACACGAGTTCTTCCCGGCGTTCCAAAAGCGAAAGTGCACGCACGAATAATTATGACTCCGCAGCACGCAAAGTTATTGCAGAGAGCATTAGAAGATAATATCGACAAATTTGAAAAACGGTTCGGTGAAATAAAAATTCAAGGCGAACCGAATGCCGGTGGATTTGGTTTTCAACCAACAGACCCGCAAACCAGAGTTCATTAA
- a CDS encoding DUF1957 domain-containing protein, with product MDKQPFGNFLFVLHTHLPYVVTHGKWPHGSDWLNEAAAETYIPILNILGELLYEGYHPKLSMGISPVLAEQLADPVFKDSFVHYLDEKIAAAKKDEKYFQTNGDTHLKHTAKFWIDWYSARRDDFVHKYNSDLIFAFRKLLETGVLDIMTCGATHGYFPLLSHDSSIDAQVKVAIATHERHFGVKPRGIWLPECAYRPRYKWKPPVKVQGLAAEYERQGVEEILAENGIEYFVIDSAMLLGGKPIGVYLERFGGLKKIWEQHEKQISIREEEFEKSVYDLYLVDSPDSKISPSVAVFTRDPKTSLQVWSGDYGYPGDGAYLEFHKKHHLSGHRYWRVTHSDADLADKLKYEPENIEDKLESHSSHFVDIVAETLKENYAKTKTTGVLTSPFDTELFGHWWFEGPRFLKKVLMKLEKSDHINLTNAATELDMRQPDKVVQLPEGSWGEGGHHFIWLNENTGWTWKKIYQNEILFKQTVQKYLSSADEKMQFLLTQAARELLLLQASDWQFLISTQAAKNYAEERFTNHDSDFNRLLKTAIAYADTGIIPDADWEYANECLERNVIFPEIDLKIWLK from the coding sequence ATGGATAAACAACCATTTGGCAACTTTTTATTTGTGTTGCACACACATTTACCGTATGTAGTTACACACGGTAAATGGCCCCACGGTTCCGACTGGTTAAACGAAGCCGCTGCTGAAACTTACATACCGATTTTAAACATACTCGGCGAACTCCTGTACGAAGGATATCATCCGAAGTTGTCGATGGGTATCAGCCCGGTGCTTGCCGAGCAATTGGCTGATCCGGTTTTCAAAGATTCGTTCGTTCATTATCTCGACGAAAAAATTGCTGCTGCTAAGAAAGATGAAAAATATTTTCAAACGAACGGCGACACCCACCTGAAACATACAGCCAAATTTTGGATCGATTGGTACAGCGCAAGAAGAGACGACTTTGTTCACAAATACAATTCCGATTTAATTTTTGCTTTTCGAAAATTGTTAGAAACGGGTGTGCTGGATATTATGACTTGCGGAGCTACTCACGGTTATTTCCCGTTATTAAGCCATGACTCAAGCATCGATGCACAGGTAAAGGTTGCCATCGCAACACACGAGCGACACTTTGGTGTAAAGCCCCGCGGTATTTGGCTGCCCGAATGTGCTTATCGCCCAAGATACAAATGGAAACCTCCGGTAAAAGTTCAGGGGCTTGCCGCAGAATATGAGCGACAGGGTGTTGAAGAAATTTTAGCAGAGAATGGAATCGAATATTTTGTGATTGACTCGGCTATGCTATTAGGTGGAAAACCAATTGGTGTTTATCTCGAAAGGTTTGGCGGATTGAAGAAAATTTGGGAACAACACGAAAAACAAATTTCTATAAGAGAAGAAGAATTTGAAAAATCGGTTTACGATTTATACTTAGTCGATTCGCCAGATAGCAAAATCTCTCCTTCGGTTGCGGTTTTTACACGCGATCCGAAAACAAGTTTACAGGTTTGGAGCGGCGATTATGGTTATCCAGGCGACGGTGCATATTTAGAGTTTCACAAAAAGCATCATCTGAGCGGGCATCGTTATTGGCGCGTTACACACTCGGATGCCGACCTTGCCGATAAGCTAAAATACGAACCTGAAAATATCGAAGACAAACTTGAATCGCATTCGTCTCATTTTGTTGATATTGTTGCCGAGACATTAAAGGAAAATTATGCGAAGACTAAAACTACCGGTGTACTCACTTCACCTTTCGATACTGAACTCTTTGGCCATTGGTGGTTCGAAGGTCCGCGTTTCTTAAAAAAAGTTTTAATGAAGTTGGAAAAATCAGACCACATCAATTTAACAAATGCCGCTACTGAACTTGATATGAGGCAACCTGATAAAGTTGTTCAACTTCCGGAAGGATCATGGGGTGAAGGCGGGCACCATTTTATTTGGTTGAACGAGAATACAGGTTGGACTTGGAAAAAAATATATCAAAATGAAATACTCTTCAAACAAACAGTCCAAAAGTATCTTTCTTCTGCCGACGAGAAGATGCAATTTCTTTTAACTCAAGCTGCGCGCGAGTTGCTGCTTCTGCAAGCATCCGACTGGCAGTTTTTAATTTCAACACAAGCAGCTAAAAATTACGCTGAAGAACGTTTCACGAATCACGACAGCGATTTTAACAGGTTACTAAAAACCGCTATCGCTTATGCTGATACCGGAATTATTCCGGATGCTGATTGGGAATATGCAAACGAATGTTTGGAGAGGAATGTTATTTTTCCCGAAATAGACCTAAAAATTTGGTTAAAATAG